A single region of the Geobacillus subterraneus genome encodes:
- the pepT gene encoding peptidase T, with the protein MKQELIERFTRYVKVNTQSDPESDTCPSTQGQWELANMLVEELKAIGMEEVTVDENGYVMATLPANTDKNVPVIGFLAHMDTAPEFTGANVNPQLIDSYDGGDIVLNKEQGIILSPNDFPELAHYKGHTLITTDGTTLLGADDKAGIAEIMTAMHYLIQHPDIKHGKVRVAFTPDEEIGRGPHKFDVAKFGAQFAYTVDGGPLGELEYESFNAAEAKITIKGKNVHPGTAKGKMINSIKIAMEFQQQLPANEAPEHTEGYEGFYHLLSFQGNVEETKLHYIIRDFDRESFEARKTNMKDIASSLAQKYGSNRISIELNDQYYNMREKIEPVRHIVDIAHEAMTNLGIEPKVKPIRGGTDGSQLSYMGLPTPNIFAGGENFHGRYEYISADNMVKAAEVIVEIIKLFEQKAS; encoded by the coding sequence TTGAAACAAGAACTCATTGAACGCTTCACCCGATACGTCAAAGTCAACACTCAATCCGATCCAGAAAGCGATACGTGCCCGTCGACTCAAGGACAATGGGAGTTGGCGAACATGTTAGTCGAGGAACTGAAAGCGATCGGGATGGAAGAAGTGACGGTCGACGAAAACGGCTACGTGATGGCGACGTTGCCGGCCAATACGGACAAAAACGTGCCAGTGATCGGTTTTTTGGCTCATATGGACACTGCGCCGGAATTTACCGGGGCCAACGTCAACCCGCAATTGATTGACTCGTACGACGGCGGCGACATCGTGTTAAACAAAGAACAAGGCATCATTTTGTCGCCAAACGATTTCCCGGAGCTTGCCCACTACAAAGGGCATACGCTCATTACGACGGACGGGACGACGCTATTGGGCGCCGACGATAAAGCAGGGATCGCAGAAATTATGACGGCGATGCACTACCTCATTCAACACCCGGACATCAAACACGGCAAAGTGCGCGTCGCCTTTACACCGGATGAAGAAATCGGCCGCGGGCCGCACAAGTTTGACGTCGCCAAATTCGGCGCCCAATTTGCCTACACGGTCGATGGCGGGCCGCTCGGCGAATTGGAATACGAAAGTTTCAACGCGGCGGAAGCAAAAATCACGATCAAAGGCAAAAACGTCCATCCGGGTACGGCGAAAGGAAAAATGATCAACTCGATCAAAATCGCCATGGAGTTCCAGCAACAGCTGCCAGCGAACGAAGCGCCTGAACATACAGAAGGATATGAAGGGTTTTACCACTTGCTTTCCTTCCAAGGCAACGTGGAGGAAACGAAGCTTCATTACATTATCCGCGATTTTGACCGCGAGTCATTTGAAGCGCGCAAGACGAACATGAAAGACATCGCTTCCTCGCTTGCGCAAAAATACGGCAGCAACCGAATTTCTATTGAACTCAATGACCAATATTACAACATGCGCGAAAAAATCGAACCGGTGCGCCATATCGTCGACATCGCCCATGAAGCGATGACGAACTTGGGCATCGAGCCGAAGGTGAAACCGATCCGCGGCGGCACAGACGGGTCACAGCTGTCCTATATGGGACTGCCGACGCCGAACATTTTCGCTGGCGGCGAAAACTTCCACGGCCGCTACGAGTACATTTCCGCCGACAATATGGTGAAAGCGGCCGAAGTGATCGTCGAGATCATCAAGCTATTCGAGCAAAAAGCATCTTAA
- a CDS encoding threonine synthase, with the protein MSFSYVSHLYCPKCEHTYDVDHVHQLCECGSPLLVAYDLEAMRQEVVREALKEREPSLWRYHELLPVKRPEHIVSLGEGMTPLVPMPRLGRNIGIDSLYMKDEGVIPTGTFKARGAAVGVSKAKELGVKQLAMPTNGNAGAAWSLYASRAGIRATVVMPVDAPELTRKECAIAGAELYFVNGLISDAGQIVAKAIRECGWYDASTLKEPYRIEGKKTMGLEIAEQFSWQLPDVILYPTGGGVGLIGIYKAIKELQALGWVSGKMPRLVAVQAEHCAPIVKAWNEKKRESEFWPNSHTVAFGINVPKALGDFLVLEAVYETDGCAIAISDKDILAEQRAVANLEGAFICPEGAAAFAAARKLRGSGWIRDGETVVVLNTGTGLKYADLIQVAPPVLERGDELPRSGR; encoded by the coding sequence ATGTCATTTAGTTACGTATCCCATCTTTATTGCCCGAAATGCGAACATACATATGATGTCGATCACGTGCATCAGCTTTGCGAATGCGGTTCGCCGCTTTTGGTCGCCTATGATCTGGAGGCGATGCGCCAAGAAGTGGTGAGGGAAGCGCTCAAGGAACGCGAACCGAGCTTATGGCGGTATCATGAGCTATTGCCGGTGAAACGCCCTGAACATATCGTCTCTTTAGGGGAAGGAATGACGCCGCTCGTGCCGATGCCGCGCCTTGGCCGGAACATCGGCATTGACTCGCTCTATATGAAAGACGAAGGAGTCATTCCGACAGGAACGTTTAAAGCGCGTGGAGCGGCGGTCGGCGTTTCTAAGGCAAAAGAATTAGGGGTCAAACAGCTTGCCATGCCGACAAACGGCAACGCAGGGGCGGCGTGGTCGCTTTATGCCTCTCGGGCGGGCATTCGCGCGACGGTGGTCATGCCGGTCGATGCGCCGGAATTGACGCGCAAAGAATGCGCCATCGCAGGAGCGGAATTGTATTTCGTCAACGGTTTGATCAGCGATGCCGGGCAAATCGTGGCGAAAGCGATCCGCGAATGCGGCTGGTACGATGCTTCTACATTAAAAGAACCGTACCGGATTGAAGGAAAGAAAACGATGGGGCTTGAGATCGCCGAGCAGTTCTCCTGGCAGCTTCCGGATGTCATTTTGTACCCGACTGGAGGCGGCGTCGGGCTCATCGGCATTTACAAGGCAATCAAAGAACTGCAGGCGCTTGGCTGGGTGAGCGGCAAGATGCCGCGTCTTGTCGCCGTGCAAGCCGAGCATTGCGCGCCGATCGTGAAGGCGTGGAACGAGAAAAAGCGCGAATCGGAGTTTTGGCCGAATTCCCATACGGTGGCGTTTGGCATTAACGTCCCGAAAGCGCTCGGCGATTTCCTTGTGCTTGAGGCGGTGTATGAAACGGACGGCTGCGCCATTGCGATCAGCGATAAGGACATTTTGGCGGAACAGCGGGCGGTGGCGAATTTGGAAGGGGCGTTCATTTGTCCGGAAGGGGCGGCGGCGTTCGCGGCGGCCCGCAAGCTGCGCGGGAGCGGCTGGATTCGCGACGGGGAGACGGTCGTCGTACTCAACACGGGGACGGGATTGAAATACGCCGATTTGATTCAAGTCGCCCCGCCGGTGCTCGAGCGGGGGGATGAGCTGCCAAGGAGCGGACGATAA
- a CDS encoding sulfite oxidase-like oxidoreductase: MTKQLPPGQFETEKWPILHEGDVYKFDEATWEFRLFGEVKKEVSFSYQEVMALSKTISTVDMHCVTTWSKFDTTFEGIAFREFLRFVELEPDVKYVKIYGYLNGDRFGYSANLPLDALMSDDALFVYRWKDNHHDWQDISPKHGYPLRFIPPATFYLWKGAKWASGIRFMKEDEPGYWEERGYSMTANPFKEERFAESTARFRFW; encoded by the coding sequence ATGACAAAACAACTTCCTCCCGGCCAGTTTGAGACGGAAAAATGGCCGATTTTGCATGAAGGGGACGTGTACAAATTTGATGAGGCGACATGGGAATTTCGATTGTTCGGCGAGGTCAAAAAGGAGGTCTCCTTCTCCTATCAAGAAGTGATGGCGCTGTCCAAAACGATTTCCACCGTCGATATGCATTGCGTCACGACATGGTCGAAATTTGATACGACGTTTGAAGGCATTGCCTTCCGCGAATTTTTGCGCTTTGTCGAATTAGAGCCCGATGTGAAGTACGTGAAAATTTACGGCTACTTAAACGGCGACCGGTTTGGCTATTCCGCGAACTTGCCGCTTGACGCGTTAATGAGCGACGATGCGCTGTTTGTCTATCGGTGGAAAGACAACCATCACGATTGGCAAGACATTTCGCCCAAACACGGCTACCCGCTCCGCTTTATTCCACCAGCAACATTTTACTTATGGAAAGGAGCGAAATGGGCGTCAGGCATCCGCTTTATGAAAGAAGACGAACCGGGCTATTGGGAAGAACGCGGGTATTCGATGACCGCCAATCCGTTTAAAGAAGAACGGTTCGCCGAATCGACGGCGCGATTCCGCTTTTGGTAA
- a CDS encoding DUF6044 family protein, with translation MAVQSERRWILFALGVIALYVSPLFILGENAHIRVHDNLDSNIAWYKVLAESGQITGPLDANIPQIANGELSRNALGSELTGIVWLHALFPTMTAYALSQTITRVVAFLGMYLLLKTHFLPEPRWMAVRIGVALAFALTLFWPSGMLSTLGMPLALWAFLNIRKGERSWKNYAVLTLLPFYSSFVLGFFFFLAAMGALWLLDVLRGKGWNIHFFLSIAYMTLLYLLVEYRLAYSFLWEDEPTSRDEYFHARLTFWHCVRLTWKNFLLGHHHVMTEHTFFILPVWFIALFLIYANQRWKEERVFLFLFGLNFALSAWYAFWFYKGWLPLTERFHFLDTFNFARFHFLRPLIIYVQFALALKIMWQSSEKGKTWAKRLLAAQIILVFLINEELVFRYEPTVKQFYAEEQFQQIKQYIGLPVSEYRVVSIGLHPAIAQYNGFYTLDTYNNFYPLSYKYEFRKIIERELAKSKTIRTYFDEWGGRCYIFTSELGKRYMFTKQSKKRLKNLQLNTRQLKKMGGRYLFSAVPIDNAAENRLVLEKVFTSDESAWTIYLYKVQ, from the coding sequence ATGGCCGTACAAAGCGAACGGCGATGGATCCTTTTTGCGCTTGGCGTCATCGCCCTTTATGTGTCCCCGCTGTTTATCCTTGGCGAGAATGCGCACATTCGCGTTCACGATAATTTGGATTCCAACATCGCCTGGTATAAAGTGCTCGCTGAAAGCGGGCAAATCACCGGGCCGCTTGATGCGAACATTCCGCAAATCGCTAACGGCGAATTGTCGAGAAACGCCCTTGGCTCGGAGTTGACCGGCATCGTCTGGCTACATGCTCTGTTTCCCACGATGACCGCCTATGCGCTCAGCCAGACGATCACAAGGGTGGTGGCGTTTTTAGGCATGTATTTGTTGTTGAAAACGCATTTCCTGCCTGAGCCGCGGTGGATGGCTGTTCGCATCGGCGTGGCGCTCGCCTTTGCGCTGACGCTGTTTTGGCCGTCAGGGATGTTAAGCACGCTCGGCATGCCGCTTGCGCTTTGGGCGTTTTTGAACATCCGGAAGGGAGAGCGGTCGTGGAAAAATTACGCCGTGCTGACGCTTCTTCCGTTTTATTCGAGTTTTGTGCTCGGTTTCTTTTTCTTTCTTGCCGCTATGGGCGCGCTTTGGCTTTTGGATGTGCTGCGCGGAAAGGGGTGGAACATCCATTTTTTCCTTTCCATCGCGTATATGACGCTGCTTTATTTGCTGGTCGAGTACCGGCTTGCGTACTCATTTTTATGGGAGGATGAGCCGACGAGCCGGGATGAGTACTTCCACGCGCGCCTGACGTTTTGGCATTGTGTCCGTTTAACATGGAAAAACTTTCTTCTCGGCCATCATCACGTCATGACCGAGCACACGTTTTTTATTTTACCGGTCTGGTTCATCGCGTTGTTCCTCATTTACGCTAACCAACGATGGAAAGAGGAACGGGTGTTTCTTTTCTTGTTTGGGCTGAATTTCGCGCTGTCGGCATGGTACGCCTTTTGGTTTTATAAAGGGTGGCTGCCGCTGACCGAGCGATTTCATTTTTTAGATACGTTTAACTTCGCCCGCTTCCATTTTTTGCGTCCGCTCATCATTTATGTGCAGTTTGCGCTGGCGTTGAAAATCATGTGGCAATCGAGCGAAAAGGGGAAAACGTGGGCGAAACGGTTGTTAGCGGCGCAAATCATTCTTGTGTTTTTGATTAACGAGGAACTCGTCTTCCGTTATGAACCGACGGTGAAACAATTTTATGCGGAAGAACAGTTTCAACAAATCAAACAATACATCGGGCTTCCCGTATCCGAGTACCGCGTCGTCAGCATCGGCCTTCATCCGGCCATCGCCCAATACAACGGGTTTTACACGCTTGATACGTACAACAACTTTTACCCGTTGTCATACAAATACGAGTTCCGCAAAATCATTGAACGTGAACTGGCGAAAAGTAAAACGATCCGCACGTATTTTGATGAGTGGGGCGGGCGCTGCTACATCTTTACGTCAGAACTCGGGAAACGGTATATGTTTACAAAACAGTCGAAAAAACGGCTGAAAAACTTGCAGTTAAATACGAGGCAGTTAAAAAAAATGGGCGGTCGCTATCTTTTCTCGGCTGTTCCGATTGACAATGCGGCTGAAAACAGGCTTGTACTCGAAAAAGTATTCACTTCCGATGAATCGGCATGGACGATTTATTTGTATAAAGTACAATAG
- a CDS encoding putative holin-like toxin — protein sequence MVTIADALTLMIAFASLVVAVIAVAKDKK from the coding sequence ATGGTGACGATTGCCGATGCGCTGACGCTCATGATTGCGTTTGCGTCGCTCGTCGTTGCGGTGATCGCCGTCGCAAAAGACAAAAAGTAA
- a CDS encoding MBL fold metallo-hydrolase has product MTDEQLHYGEDYRFIPATSAASGVGVSVLPDLYCHTIQIVNICLVGRPDDRAFVLIDAGMPGSADDIISVVEQRFGEGSRPQAIILTHGHFDHVGAIVELVEHWNVPVYAHSAELPYLTGKVRYPEPDASVEGGFIAKISPFFPNEPIQLGNRVQPLPADGTVPHLPEFRWIHTPGHTPGHISLFRPRDAALIAGDAFVTVRQDSLYKVLIQQTEISGPPRYYTIDWDAARESVRKLAALLPSVAITGHGAPVSGEELREGLTKLARDFDRIAVPDYGKYVQ; this is encoded by the coding sequence ATGACTGATGAACAGCTGCACTATGGAGAAGACTACCGTTTCATTCCCGCGACATCGGCAGCAAGCGGTGTCGGCGTCAGCGTGCTTCCCGATTTGTACTGCCATACGATCCAAATCGTGAACATTTGTCTTGTCGGCCGCCCGGACGACCGCGCGTTCGTCTTGATCGACGCTGGCATGCCGGGATCGGCGGATGACATTATTTCTGTTGTGGAACAACGGTTTGGAGAAGGCAGCCGTCCGCAAGCCATTATTTTAACCCACGGCCATTTTGACCACGTCGGGGCGATTGTCGAGCTCGTAGAACATTGGAACGTCCCGGTGTATGCCCACTCGGCCGAACTCCCGTATTTGACTGGGAAAGTCCGCTACCCTGAGCCGGACGCTTCCGTCGAGGGTGGCTTCATCGCCAAAATCTCACCGTTTTTTCCGAACGAGCCGATTCAGTTAGGCAACCGCGTCCAGCCGCTCCCTGCGGACGGCACCGTCCCGCACTTGCCGGAGTTCCGCTGGATCCACACACCGGGACACACCCCAGGCCATATTTCCTTATTCCGGCCGCGCGATGCCGCCTTAATCGCCGGCGACGCGTTCGTCACCGTCCGTCAAGACTCGCTGTATAAAGTATTGATCCAGCAAACAGAGATTAGCGGCCCGCCGCGCTATTATACCATCGATTGGGACGCTGCCCGCGAGTCAGTGCGCAAGTTAGCGGCGCTCCTTCCGTCAGTTGCCATCACCGGGCACGGCGCCCCTGTCTCCGGCGAAGAGCTGCGCGAAGGACTGACAAAACTCGCCCGTGATTTTGACCGCATCGCTGTCCCGGACTATGGGAAGTATGTCCAGTAG
- a CDS encoding phasin family protein, protein MSILKKGLAFGLGLAIASKEQAEKLIDELVKKGELSLDESKEVIDQWKQQTEARKAEVQRLVREQIKQVIDKLDLATKEDVRQLEERIRRLEEKEQSGQ, encoded by the coding sequence ATGAGCATTTTGAAAAAGGGGTTGGCGTTTGGGCTTGGACTAGCCATTGCCAGTAAAGAACAAGCGGAAAAATTGATCGATGAGTTGGTCAAAAAAGGAGAGCTGTCGCTCGATGAATCGAAAGAAGTGATCGACCAATGGAAGCAGCAAACCGAAGCGCGGAAAGCGGAAGTGCAGCGGCTTGTGCGTGAGCAAATCAAACAAGTGATTGACAAGCTTGATTTAGCGACGAAGGAAGATGTGCGGCAGCTCGAGGAACGGATCCGCCGCCTCGAAGAAAAGGAACAAAGCGGGCAGTAA